In Maridesulfovibrio sp., a single genomic region encodes these proteins:
- a CDS encoding PAS domain S-box protein produces the protein MKIRFDRFLRVGSAGAFLSSVFQITRPVTAAADGFAGMEWPDSVSDTTIYVLLGLALLLAFMALYSFRRPAGLRQRLLSTFLFVSLLPICVLAILDQKVTSDALSANSRQVMMAAALHTADELDSFLLSNLSTVRTESTIPQFAEFLRIPPEKRDDSPEEMAVAGLLTALKRRDQTNITSIALLDMSGNAVADTYGPDFGTDKSDRSYFVQPIMTGLPYVSTVGLSGISSQPSLYFSCPVRDTSGEILGVLRFRYNAAVLQKILVPRGGEEDSVYGAILFGGGGMRMADTKHPELVLTPAYDALAAGADAVAGKSTAVGPGIERDDFFNPELSFFYSSLYGPEQDPTLNVKVRLRYAPWTLVLGYSEAANQVKIATQSRYALLAVVCIIIGVTATAVLVSRSITKPLLSLTEAVRRLSHGEEEVSVSVQSGDEIGELAAKFNKMSKALHVSRQKVEASSERLQTLLDALPDCVFIHDADGHILDVNKSFERMFGYSAQEAVNLFIEDLSGVGYSQKDAVDQVYGCVSEGFMSFDWVSRRKDGYEFPVHVQLRRFRLPEGMHVMALASDITERKQFEQDLMHARNYIAGIIDSMPSILISVDVNGLVTQWNIQAEQAIGIAKSEARGKRFAELIPYLSDEMEKINDAIRNRTPVSDMRRVHMVGGVARYEDIAVFPLYADGMPGAVIRIDDVTERVRLEQVMVQSEKMLSVGGLAAGMAHEINNPLAAIMGSVQNMRKRLLDDMKKNRETARLCGIDLDSMRHYMVERDIPKMIDSIHDAGTRAARIVSNILRFSRKSGEGFEQNDLAALLDNALELIASDYDLNKDYDFKNISLLKKYAPDIPPVFCEGNQIQQVFLNLLKNAAEAVSEKRENSPLPQIIVSTGIESGMAVVEVEDNGPGMDADACRRVFEPFYTTKSPGKGTGLGLSVSYFIITDQHDGTMEVFSDPGHCTKFVVRLPLGNGSRRAHGVASV, from the coding sequence ATGAAAATCCGGTTTGACCGCTTTCTCCGCGTGGGTTCAGCAGGAGCATTTTTATCCTCAGTTTTTCAGATTACACGCCCTGTAACTGCGGCTGCAGACGGCTTTGCCGGTATGGAGTGGCCGGATTCTGTTTCCGATACAACCATTTATGTTTTACTGGGGCTGGCTTTATTGCTGGCTTTCATGGCGTTGTACTCCTTTCGCAGACCGGCAGGTCTGCGGCAGCGGCTTTTGAGCACTTTTCTGTTTGTTTCCCTGCTGCCCATATGCGTTCTGGCCATTCTGGATCAGAAGGTTACATCCGATGCCCTTTCCGCAAACAGTCGTCAGGTGATGATGGCAGCCGCGCTGCACACGGCTGATGAACTGGACTCTTTCCTGCTGAGTAACCTTTCAACCGTCAGGACTGAATCAACCATTCCTCAGTTTGCGGAATTTTTACGTATCCCGCCGGAAAAGCGTGATGATTCTCCGGAGGAAATGGCTGTAGCCGGATTGTTGACCGCTTTGAAGAGGCGTGATCAGACCAATATAACATCCATAGCCCTTCTGGACATGAGCGGGAATGCGGTGGCCGACACCTACGGACCTGATTTCGGGACAGACAAGTCGGACCGCAGTTATTTCGTGCAGCCGATAATGACCGGGCTTCCATATGTTTCCACAGTCGGTCTTTCGGGGATTTCAAGTCAGCCTTCATTATATTTCAGCTGTCCTGTCCGGGACACTTCCGGAGAAATTTTAGGAGTATTGCGGTTTCGGTACAACGCTGCGGTTCTTCAGAAGATTCTTGTCCCGCGTGGAGGTGAAGAGGACTCCGTATACGGCGCGATTCTCTTTGGAGGCGGGGGGATGCGTATGGCCGACACCAAACATCCCGAACTGGTGCTTACTCCTGCGTATGACGCTCTGGCTGCCGGTGCTGATGCTGTCGCTGGTAAGTCCACTGCTGTCGGGCCCGGAATTGAGAGAGATGATTTCTTCAATCCGGAACTATCCTTTTTTTATTCCTCGCTCTATGGACCAGAGCAGGATCCGACGCTCAATGTAAAAGTCCGGCTGCGCTATGCGCCGTGGACTCTTGTTCTGGGGTATTCCGAAGCCGCAAATCAGGTCAAGATCGCCACACAGTCCCGCTATGCCCTGCTTGCCGTGGTCTGTATCATTATCGGCGTAACGGCCACAGCAGTACTGGTCAGCCGCAGTATAACAAAACCGCTGCTTTCCCTTACCGAAGCCGTGCGCAGGCTTTCGCATGGGGAAGAGGAGGTCTCGGTTTCCGTTCAGAGCGGTGACGAGATAGGAGAACTTGCGGCCAAATTCAATAAGATGAGTAAAGCACTGCATGTCTCCAGACAGAAAGTGGAGGCCTCATCGGAGCGGCTGCAGACTCTTCTTGATGCTTTACCGGATTGCGTTTTCATACACGATGCAGATGGACATATTCTTGATGTGAACAAGTCCTTCGAAAGGATGTTCGGCTATTCCGCTCAGGAAGCAGTCAACCTGTTCATAGAGGATTTGAGCGGTGTCGGTTACAGTCAGAAGGATGCTGTGGATCAGGTCTACGGCTGTGTCAGCGAAGGATTTATGTCCTTCGACTGGGTCTCCCGGCGAAAGGATGGTTATGAGTTTCCGGTGCATGTTCAGCTGCGCCGTTTCAGACTTCCGGAAGGAATGCACGTGATGGCCCTTGCTTCAGACATTACCGAACGCAAGCAGTTCGAGCAGGACCTGATGCATGCGCGAAATTATATTGCGGGGATCATTGATTCCATGCCGTCAATTCTGATCAGCGTGGATGTAAACGGTCTGGTCACTCAATGGAATATTCAGGCCGAACAGGCCATCGGAATTGCCAAAAGCGAAGCCAGGGGAAAACGGTTTGCTGAACTTATACCTTATCTTTCCGATGAGATGGAGAAGATAAATGATGCCATCAGGAATCGTACTCCGGTGTCCGATATGCGGCGTGTTCATATGGTGGGAGGGGTTGCCCGGTATGAGGATATAGCTGTTTTTCCCCTGTATGCTGACGGTATGCCCGGTGCGGTAATCCGTATTGACGATGTCACCGAGCGGGTTCGGCTGGAGCAGGTGATGGTTCAGTCCGAAAAGATGCTTTCCGTAGGAGGATTAGCGGCGGGCATGGCTCATGAAATCAACAACCCGCTGGCTGCGATAATGGGAAGCGTGCAGAACATGCGCAAACGTCTGCTGGATGATATGAAGAAGAACAGGGAGACGGCCCGGCTATGCGGGATAGATCTGGATAGTATGCGTCATTACATGGTCGAACGCGATATTCCGAAAATGATAGACAGCATTCATGACGCCGGTACCAGAGCTGCCCGTATAGTCAGCAACATACTCCGCTTCAGCCGCAAGAGCGGTGAGGGCTTTGAGCAGAACGATCTCGCCGCACTTCTTGATAATGCTCTGGAGCTCATCGCCAGTGATTACGATCTTAATAAGGATTACGATTTCAAAAATATTTCCCTGCTAAAAAAATACGCACCGGACATTCCTCCTGTTTTTTGTGAAGGAAACCAGATTCAGCAGGTTTTTCTGAATCTGCTCAAAAATGCGGCCGAGGCGGTTTCTGAAAAGCGGGAAAACAGTCCTCTGCCGCAAATAATCGTCAGCACCGGGATTGAATCCGGCATGGCTGTGGTTGAGGTTGAAGACAACGGTCCCGGAATGGATGCGGATGCCTGTCGCAGGGTGTTTGAGCCTTTCTATACCACCAAGTCGCCGGGCAAGGGAACCGGGCTGGGGCTTTCCGTTTCATACTTCATAATAACCGACCAGCATGACGGAACAATGGAAGTCTTCTCCGATCCCGGACATTGTACAAAGTTTGTGGTCAGGCTGCCCCTCGGAAACGGATCACGCCGGGCGCACGGAGTTGCTTCGGTCTGA
- a CDS encoding PAS domain S-box protein: MKRLRHSLIMKMILTGGVTLLLSVILWTSFNVLFFKKNVTGNVISDIAMLSDTVLLSLHHAMMLDAKEFIQNDINNMSRQGEIKSIRVINKKGRIIYSNDPEEINDVIDIKSGPCQKCHSFNPPPATMSLKERSRTKTVNGKNYMGIMTPIPNSEGCAPGPCHVHAKGERLLGLLDLVVSTEKKSAMLGTFERANFGIALVVFIATFAALIIYAYNFIFKPIRKLIKATRDIGSANDFVEVQLDQTDEIGTLSDAFNMMGRQVQEKHKALLEQKEEYRDLFENVPCLVSVVDLNFRVIRHNKAYEAHFGKPRGRQCYLINKNRDRKCEQCPVEKTFFDLAPHMSEESGLSKDGRPIHWIVYTSPIKDREGKIVAAMEMMVDMTRRKELEQRLAASEQRYHAIFDSIPGAVFVLDAETLDVVNCNDPVEGMYGYGIEEIQGSSFLQLFREEERADYEHLVKVKREIGPCSQITKSGTPIYAVLRISPADFNGSRTLIVTCSDVTKKLEAEQQLIQASKMTTLGEMASGVAHELNQPLAILKTISNLMLRKVSRGQPIDPDILKEMAEGVDSHVNRASKIIEHMREFGRKSDLKTMPVQLNEVLRRGFEFFSRQLTVRNISVEWNLNSHLPIIMADANRLEQVVINLLINARDAIEENWAGKVPLADDKKIYISTTFTPEKVIAEVCDTGPGIPEAIRGRLFEPFFTTKDVGKGTGLGLSISYGIVKDYSGTIRASTKDGGGGCFTLIFPRADIAEDNR, encoded by the coding sequence TTGAAGAGATTACGCCACAGCCTTATCATGAAAATGATCCTCACAGGTGGGGTCACCCTGCTGCTGAGCGTTATTCTCTGGACCAGCTTCAATGTGCTGTTCTTCAAAAAAAACGTAACCGGCAATGTCATTTCCGACATTGCCATGCTTTCCGATACAGTACTGCTCAGTCTGCACCACGCCATGATGCTTGATGCCAAGGAATTCATCCAGAACGACATCAACAACATGAGCAGGCAGGGGGAAATAAAATCCATACGGGTCATCAACAAGAAAGGCCGCATAATCTATTCCAACGACCCGGAAGAAATAAACGATGTTATCGATATAAAAAGCGGCCCCTGCCAGAAGTGCCACAGCTTCAACCCGCCTCCGGCCACCATGAGCCTCAAGGAGCGCAGCCGGACAAAAACGGTAAACGGGAAAAATTATATGGGAATCATGACTCCGATTCCCAACTCCGAAGGGTGTGCCCCCGGGCCATGCCATGTGCACGCCAAAGGCGAAAGACTGCTGGGACTGCTGGACCTTGTGGTCTCCACCGAAAAGAAAAGCGCCATGCTCGGAACCTTTGAACGCGCCAATTTCGGGATTGCGCTGGTGGTTTTCATCGCCACGTTCGCAGCCCTTATTATTTATGCCTACAACTTCATCTTCAAACCTATCCGAAAGCTCATCAAGGCCACCAGAGACATCGGCTCTGCAAATGATTTTGTCGAAGTCCAACTGGACCAGACAGACGAAATAGGCACACTTTCGGATGCGTTCAACATGATGGGCCGTCAGGTGCAGGAAAAGCACAAGGCCCTGCTGGAACAGAAAGAGGAATACCGGGACCTGTTTGAGAACGTGCCCTGTCTGGTCAGCGTGGTCGACCTGAATTTCAGGGTGATCCGGCACAACAAGGCATACGAAGCCCACTTCGGCAAACCGAGGGGACGGCAGTGCTACCTCATAAACAAAAACCGTGACCGCAAATGCGAACAATGTCCTGTGGAAAAAACATTTTTCGATCTTGCCCCGCACATGAGTGAGGAATCAGGACTATCCAAGGACGGCAGACCTATCCACTGGATTGTTTACACCTCTCCTATCAAGGACCGGGAAGGAAAGATTGTCGCCGCCATGGAGATGATGGTCGACATGACCCGACGCAAGGAACTGGAGCAGAGACTCGCAGCTTCGGAACAGCGCTATCACGCAATTTTCGACTCCATACCCGGCGCGGTATTCGTTCTTGATGCCGAAACTCTGGACGTGGTCAACTGCAACGATCCGGTAGAGGGGATGTACGGATACGGCATCGAGGAAATTCAGGGAAGTTCATTTCTGCAGCTCTTCCGGGAAGAGGAACGCGCCGATTACGAACACCTGGTCAAAGTAAAAAGGGAAATCGGCCCCTGCTCGCAGATAACCAAATCCGGAACGCCCATTTATGCGGTACTGCGCATATCCCCGGCGGACTTCAACGGCAGCCGGACACTCATCGTCACCTGCAGCGATGTGACCAAAAAACTGGAAGCGGAACAGCAGCTCATTCAGGCCAGCAAGATGACCACTCTAGGCGAGATGGCTTCCGGTGTGGCTCACGAACTGAACCAGCCGCTGGCGATCCTCAAGACAATCAGCAATCTCATGCTGCGCAAGGTCAGCCGGGGTCAGCCCATAGACCCGGATATTCTCAAGGAAATGGCCGAAGGCGTCGACTCGCACGTGAACAGGGCCAGCAAGATAATCGAACACATGCGCGAATTCGGCCGGAAGTCCGATCTCAAGACCATGCCAGTGCAGCTTAACGAAGTGCTCAGACGCGGCTTCGAATTCTTCAGCAGGCAGCTTACAGTACGCAACATCAGTGTAGAGTGGAATCTGAACAGTCACCTGCCGATAATCATGGCCGATGCCAACAGGCTGGAACAGGTGGTCATCAACCTGCTCATCAACGCACGTGACGCAATAGAGGAAAACTGGGCCGGAAAGGTACCCCTTGCCGATGACAAGAAGATCTACATTTCCACCACGTTCACCCCGGAAAAGGTTATTGCCGAGGTGTGCGATACCGGTCCGGGCATTCCGGAAGCCATCCGGGGACGTCTTTTCGAGCCTTTTTTCACCACCAAGGATGTGGGAAAAGGCACCGGACTGGGACTCTCAATATCCTACGGCATAGTCAAGGATTACAGCGGCACCATCAGGGCTTCCACAAAAGACGGGGGCGGCGGCTGCTTCACGCTTATCTTCCCACGGGCGGATATAGCGGAAGACAACCGCTAG
- a CDS encoding Rrf2 family transcriptional regulator, with protein sequence MKLTTRSRYGTRLLLDIALHSKHGPVPSKDSARREDISLKYLEKILKILKEAGYIKGKRGPNGGNVLTMEPEDISLGKLTRILEGDESVLDCDGDVTTCPRAAVCLRRSIWDDANQAMYKMLDSYTLADLVKDARLCPMDRPD encoded by the coding sequence ATGAAACTGACTACCCGCTCCAGATACGGAACCCGGCTGCTGCTGGACATAGCCCTGCACTCCAAACACGGACCTGTCCCAAGCAAGGACTCTGCCCGTCGCGAAGATATTTCTTTGAAATATCTGGAAAAGATACTTAAAATATTAAAAGAGGCCGGATACATTAAAGGCAAACGCGGACCCAATGGGGGTAACGTTCTGACAATGGAACCGGAGGACATATCTCTTGGAAAACTCACCCGCATTCTGGAGGGCGACGAATCGGTCCTGGACTGCGACGGCGATGTCACCACCTGTCCGCGGGCGGCGGTGTGTCTGCGGCGCTCCATCTGGGACGATGCCAATCAGGCCATGTATAAGATGCTTGATTCCTATACCCTCGCAGACCTTGTAAAAGACGCACGACTCTGTCCCATGGACCGCCCGGATTAA